ACGCCGATTTTGTCACCTCCTCGGCCAGCAAGACGCTCTGCGGCCCAAGGGGAGGTCTGATCCTCTGCAAAGCCGCCCATGCCAAGGCGCTGGACCGAGGGGTCTTTCCGGGCTCGGTCAGCTCCATCCACCTGAATGTGATGGCCGCCAAGGCCTGGCTGTTCAAACATGCGGGCACGGAGGCGTTTCGAAGCACGATGCTCCAGGTGGTGGCGAATGCGCGGGCCCTGGCGGATGTCCTGGGACAAAACGGATTTCGTATCGTCAGCGGCGGAACGGACAACCACATCGTGCTGGTGGACCTGCGGCCCAAAAAGATAACGGGCAAGGTCTTCCAGGATGCGCTTGAGACCGTCGGCATCACCGTCAACAAGAACATGATTCCCTCGGACCCCGAGAAGCCGTCCGTGACGAGCGGCGTGAGGATAGGCGCGACGGCCGTGACCCAGCGGGGCCTGCGGGAGCCCGAGATCGAGCGCATCGCCGCGATCATGACCCGCGTCGCCGCCTCTCCCGAGGATCGTTCCACTCTGGAAAGCTGCAAGGAGGAGGCCCTGTCGCTCATCTCCCGTTTCCCTCTGTATCCCGAAGTTCCCCTTGCGTAAAGCGTCGGAAAAGGAGGTCGTGACCTTGGTTCTGAATCCGGATCGTCTGCGCTGTGACCAACCGTGGGGAGACAGTCCCCATCGTCCAGGCTCCGACGCTTTTTTTCTGAGGGGCTCCCAAGGGCGCCTGTTTGCTCACCTCTACCGGGCGGGAGGTGCCGGGGTACACCCCACGGTCCTGTTGCTTCATGGTTTTCCGGGCAACGAGAGAAACTTCGACCTGGCCCAGGATCTCAGGAGGGTGGGGTTTCACGTCCTGACGTTTCATTATGCCGGCAGCTGGGGCAGCGAGGGAGTTTTTTCCTTCGCCCAAGTGCTGGAGGATTCCGAGTGCGCCGTTGACTTCCTGGAGAGTCGGGAGGCGCAGGAGCGCCACGGAATCGATGGAAACCGCCTCTTTGTCGTGGGGCACAGCATGGGGGGATTCGCGGCCCTGCATACGGCAGCCAAACGAAAAAGCCTGAGTGCCGCTGTCGCAATGGCTCCTTACGATTTCGGCCAAAT
Above is a window of Fretibacterium sp. OH1220_COT-178 DNA encoding:
- a CDS encoding alpha/beta hydrolase family protein; this encodes MTLVLNPDRLRCDQPWGDSPHRPGSDAFFLRGSQGRLFAHLYRAGGAGVHPTVLLLHGFPGNERNFDLAQDLRRVGFHVLTFHYAGSWGSEGVFSFAQVLEDSECAVDFLESREAQERHGIDGNRLFVVGHSMGGFAALHTAAKRKSLSAAVAMAPYDFGQMGLLARREAGARSDLECLLADGAPWLNGAEPERLGAELDSCGESYCLIGLAELLAKKPLLIVGAGGDDCARPPIHCRPLVEALEALKAPVEYKEMPTDHVFSDMRLSLSECVAAWLADRAQAGSRT